A single genomic interval of Stenotrophomonas sp. ZAC14D1_NAIMI4_1 harbors:
- a CDS encoding c-type cytochrome, with protein MRPQPLAACLALAVLLPLGAAAQPAPAPAAPAPAPAQATPPAAAAPAGNFDNGRVLAYTCQGCHGITGYKNAYPSYRVPKIGGQTQQYLTQALTEYRQGKRRHPTMQAQSMSFSEQEIADLAVYLSTVK; from the coding sequence ATGCGCCCGCAGCCGCTCGCCGCTTGTCTCGCTCTGGCCGTCCTCCTGCCCCTCGGGGCCGCCGCACAGCCCGCTCCTGCTCCTGCAGCACCCGCCCCGGCTCCGGCCCAGGCCACCCCGCCCGCTGCCGCCGCTCCGGCCGGCAACTTCGATAATGGCCGGGTGCTGGCCTACACCTGCCAGGGCTGCCACGGCATCACCGGTTACAAGAACGCCTACCCCAGTTACCGGGTACCGAAGATCGGTGGCCAGACCCAGCAGTACCTGACCCAGGCCCTGACCGAGTACCGCCAGGGCAAGCGCCGGCATCCGACGATGCAGGCGCAGTCGATGAGTTTCAGCGAACAGGAGATCGCCGATCTCGCTGTTTACCTGTCCACCGTCAAGTAA
- a CDS encoding efflux RND transporter periplasmic adaptor subunit, giving the protein MSHPTFLPGRRTGLCAAALLISTSLLLGGCAAGPNSEAKAAETKDEKKVDAVPVEVAVASHRAVAASYTGTAALEPRAESQVVAKTSGVALAVLVEEGQRVTAGQPLVRLDPDRARLAVAQSEAQMRKLENNYQRAQKLVGQQMVSASDVDQLRYDLENMRAQYRLATLELSYTTVVAPISGVIASRSIKTGNFVQINTPIFRIVDNSQLEATLNVPERELATLRAGQPVVLSADALPGKTFTGTVDRIAPVVDSGSGTFRVVSAFNGTEHALQPGMFGRIRIDYDQRADALVVPRLAILDDGEPAVFRVREGKVARVPVKLGYAEGPWVEIREGLAAGDKIVTAGKVALRDGTAVQVIADPKAPKAKPATVAAGKSADKAGSQQ; this is encoded by the coding sequence ATGTCGCACCCAACCTTCCTGCCCGGCCGCCGCACTGGACTCTGTGCCGCTGCCCTGCTGATCTCCACCTCCCTGCTGCTGGGCGGTTGCGCCGCGGGCCCCAATTCCGAAGCCAAGGCGGCCGAAACCAAGGACGAGAAGAAGGTCGACGCGGTCCCGGTGGAAGTGGCCGTGGCCAGCCACCGCGCCGTGGCGGCCAGCTACACCGGCACCGCTGCGCTGGAACCGCGCGCCGAATCGCAGGTGGTGGCCAAGACCTCCGGCGTGGCGCTGGCGGTGCTGGTCGAGGAGGGCCAGCGGGTGACCGCCGGCCAGCCGCTGGTACGCCTGGACCCTGACCGTGCACGCCTGGCCGTGGCGCAGAGCGAAGCGCAGATGCGCAAGCTGGAAAACAACTACCAGCGCGCACAGAAGCTGGTTGGCCAGCAGATGGTCAGCGCCTCCGACGTCGACCAGCTGCGCTACGACCTGGAAAACATGCGCGCGCAGTACCGCCTGGCGACGCTGGAACTGTCCTACACCACGGTGGTGGCGCCGATCTCCGGGGTGATCGCCTCGCGCTCGATCAAGACCGGCAACTTCGTGCAGATCAACACGCCGATCTTCCGCATCGTCGACAACTCCCAGCTGGAAGCCACCCTCAACGTGCCCGAGCGCGAACTGGCGACGCTGCGCGCCGGCCAGCCGGTCGTGCTCTCGGCCGATGCGCTGCCGGGCAAGACCTTCACCGGCACCGTTGACCGCATCGCGCCGGTGGTGGACTCCGGCAGCGGCACGTTCCGCGTGGTCAGCGCCTTCAACGGCACCGAGCATGCGCTGCAACCCGGCATGTTCGGGCGCATCCGCATCGACTACGACCAGCGCGCCGATGCCCTGGTGGTGCCGCGCCTGGCCATCCTCGACGACGGTGAGCCGGCGGTGTTCCGGGTGCGCGAAGGCAAGGTGGCGCGCGTACCAGTGAAGCTGGGCTATGCCGAAGGCCCGTGGGTGGAGATCCGCGAAGGCCTGGCTGCCGGCGACAAGATCGTCACCGCCGGCAAGGTCGCCCTGCGCGACGGCACCGCCGTGCAGGTCATCGCCGATCCCAAGGCTCCCAAGGCCAAGCCGGCCACCGTGGCCGCCGGTAAATCCGCAGACAAGGCCGGGAGCCAGCAATGA
- a CDS encoding efflux RND transporter permease subunit, whose amino-acid sequence MSVAEFSIRRPVTTIMCFVSLVVVGLIASFRLPLEALPDISAPFLFVQIPYTGSTPEEVERTIIRPVEESLATMTGIKRMRSQATSEAASIFIEFSDWDRDIAIAASDARERIDAIRSDLPDDLQRYNVFKWSSSDQPVLKVRLASATDLTAAYDMLDREFKRRIERIPGVARVDITGAPPNEVEIAIDADRLSAHGLSINELSDRLRTLNFSISAGQINDNGQRVRVQPVGEITDLQEMRDLVINAKGLRLGDIAEVRLKPARMNYGRRLDGNPAIGLDIFKERSANLVDVSRAALAEVEAIRAQDSMRDVQIKVIDNQGKAVTSSLLELAEAGAVGLILSVTVLFFFLRHWPSTLMVTLAIPICFTITLGFMYFAGVTLNILTMMGLLLAVGMLVDNAVVVVESIYQERERMPGQPRLASIIGTRNVAIALSAGTLCHCIVFVPNLFGETNNISIFMAQIAITISVSLLASWLVAVSLIPMLSARMATPKLLHSQTGVIARLQRHYARLLDWSLRHRGWSLLGIVLVVLVSLVPMKLTKVDMFGGGGGKDVFIGYMWKGAYTYRQMSEEVGRVEAWVEQNRERLHVQQVYSWYSEQEGGSTTVTIDEKYAKDIKALQEEIRKGLPKSARADYFIGNQGGDGGGNQGVQVQLVGDSSSMLQEIGQEVLPLLAQRPELRDVRIDNGEKGGELKVHVDRERAAAFGFNAEQVASFVGLALRGAPLREFRRGDNEVPVWVRFAGAEQSSPEDLASYSVRTGDGRSVPLLSLVSVDVGSSATQIGRTNRQTTLTIKANLAEKITAPDGRKAIEAVLKPMSFPAGYGFTFDGGDYGNDNEAMQQMVFNLLIALVMIYVVMAAVFESLLFPAAIMSGVLFSIFGVFWLFWVTGTSFGIMSFIGILVLMGVVVNNGIVMIEHINNLRRGGMGRTRALVEGSRERLRPIMMTMGTAILAMVPISLTNTQMFGDGPEYAPMARAIAGGLAFSTVVSLLFLPTIYAVLDDLRSAVTRLIRRARGLDKAAATAA is encoded by the coding sequence ATGAGCGTCGCCGAGTTCTCCATCCGCCGCCCGGTCACCACCATCATGTGTTTCGTGTCGCTGGTGGTGGTGGGCCTGATCGCCTCGTTCCGGCTGCCGCTGGAGGCGCTGCCGGACATCTCCGCGCCGTTCCTGTTCGTGCAGATTCCCTATACCGGCTCGACCCCGGAAGAGGTGGAACGGACCATCATCCGCCCGGTGGAGGAATCGCTGGCGACGATGACCGGCATCAAGCGCATGCGCTCGCAGGCCACGTCCGAAGCCGCCTCGATCTTCATCGAGTTCAGCGACTGGGACCGTGACATCGCCATCGCGGCCTCCGATGCACGCGAGCGCATCGATGCCATCCGCAGCGACCTGCCTGACGACCTGCAGCGCTACAACGTGTTCAAGTGGTCCAGCAGCGACCAGCCGGTGCTGAAGGTTCGCCTGGCCAGCGCCACCGACCTGACCGCCGCCTATGACATGCTCGACCGCGAGTTCAAGCGGCGCATCGAGCGCATCCCGGGCGTGGCGCGCGTGGACATCACCGGTGCGCCGCCGAACGAGGTCGAGATCGCCATCGATGCCGACCGGCTCAGCGCGCATGGCCTGAGCATCAACGAACTCAGCGACCGCCTGCGCACGCTGAACTTCTCGATCTCGGCGGGGCAGATCAACGACAACGGCCAGCGCGTGCGCGTGCAGCCGGTGGGCGAGATCACCGACCTGCAGGAAATGCGTGACCTGGTGATCAACGCCAAGGGCCTGCGCCTGGGGGACATCGCCGAGGTGCGCCTGAAGCCGGCGCGCATGAACTACGGGCGCCGCCTGGACGGCAACCCGGCCATCGGCCTGGACATCTTCAAGGAGCGCAGCGCCAACCTGGTGGATGTCTCGCGCGCTGCCCTGGCCGAAGTCGAGGCGATCCGCGCACAGGACTCGATGCGTGACGTGCAGATCAAGGTGATCGACAACCAGGGCAAGGCGGTTACCTCCTCGCTGCTGGAACTGGCCGAAGCCGGTGCGGTCGGCCTGATCCTGTCGGTCACCGTGCTGTTCTTCTTCCTGCGCCACTGGCCGTCCACGCTGATGGTGACGCTGGCGATCCCGATCTGCTTCACCATCACCCTGGGCTTCATGTACTTCGCCGGGGTGACGCTGAACATCCTGACCATGATGGGCCTGCTGCTGGCCGTCGGCATGCTGGTGGACAACGCCGTGGTGGTGGTGGAGAGCATCTACCAGGAACGCGAGCGCATGCCGGGGCAGCCGCGCCTGGCCTCCATCATCGGTACCCGCAACGTGGCCATCGCCCTCAGTGCCGGCACCCTGTGCCACTGCATCGTGTTCGTGCCCAACCTGTTCGGCGAGACCAACAACATCAGCATCTTCATGGCCCAGATCGCGATCACCATCTCGGTCTCGCTGCTGGCGTCGTGGCTGGTGGCCGTCAGCCTGATCCCGATGCTGTCCGCGCGCATGGCCACGCCCAAGCTGCTGCATTCGCAGACCGGCGTGATCGCGCGGCTGCAGCGCCACTATGCCCGCCTGCTGGACTGGTCGCTGCGCCATCGCGGCTGGAGCCTGCTCGGCATCGTGCTGGTGGTGCTGGTCAGCCTGGTGCCGATGAAGTTGACCAAGGTCGACATGTTCGGCGGCGGTGGCGGCAAGGACGTCTTCATCGGGTACATGTGGAAGGGCGCCTACACCTACCGGCAGATGTCCGAGGAAGTCGGCCGTGTTGAAGCCTGGGTCGAACAGAACCGCGAGCGCCTGCACGTGCAGCAGGTCTATTCCTGGTACAGCGAACAGGAAGGTGGCTCGACTACCGTCACCATCGACGAGAAGTACGCCAAGGACATCAAGGCGCTGCAGGAAGAGATCCGCAAGGGCCTGCCGAAGTCGGCGCGCGCCGATTACTTCATCGGCAACCAGGGCGGCGATGGCGGTGGCAACCAGGGCGTGCAGGTCCAGCTGGTGGGCGATTCCAGCAGCATGCTGCAGGAGATCGGCCAGGAAGTGCTGCCGCTGCTGGCCCAGCGCCCGGAGCTGCGCGACGTGCGCATCGACAACGGCGAGAAGGGCGGCGAACTGAAGGTGCACGTCGATCGCGAGCGCGCCGCGGCGTTCGGCTTCAATGCCGAGCAGGTGGCCAGCTTCGTCGGTCTGGCCCTGCGCGGTGCACCGCTGCGCGAGTTCCGTCGTGGCGACAACGAAGTGCCGGTGTGGGTGCGCTTCGCCGGTGCCGAGCAGAGCAGCCCGGAAGACCTGGCCAGCTACAGCGTGCGTACCGGCGATGGCCGCAGCGTGCCGCTGCTGAGCCTGGTCAGTGTCGATGTGGGTTCGTCGGCCACCCAGATCGGCCGCACGAACCGCCAGACCACCCTCACCATCAAGGCCAACCTGGCCGAGAAGATCACCGCCCCCGATGGCCGCAAGGCGATCGAAGCGGTGCTCAAGCCGATGAGCTTCCCCGCCGGCTATGGCTTCACCTTCGATGGCGGTGACTACGGCAACGACAACGAGGCGATGCAGCAGATGGTGTTCAACCTGCTCATCGCCCTGGTGATGATCTACGTGGTGATGGCGGCCGTGTTCGAGTCGCTGCTGTTCCCGGCGGCCATCATGAGTGGCGTGCTGTTCTCGATCTTCGGCGTGTTCTGGCTGTTCTGGGTCACCGGTACCTCGTTCGGCATCATGTCCTTCATCGGCATCCTGGTGCTGATGGGCGTGGTGGTGAACAACGGCATCGTGATGATCGAGCACATCAACAACCTGCGGCGCGGCGGCATGGGCCGCACCCGGGCGCTGGTGGAGGGCTCACGCGAGCGCCTGCGGCCGATCATGATGACGATGGGCACGGCGATCCTGGCGATGGTGCCGATCTCGCTCACCAATACGCAGATGTTCGGCGATGGCCCGGAGTACGCACCGATGGCGCGCGCGATTGCCGGCGGCCTGGCGTTCTCCACCGTGGTCAGCCTGCTGTTCCTGCCGACCATCTACGCGGTGCTGGACGACCTGCGCAGTGCGGTGACACGCCTGATCCGGCGCGCGCGCGGCCTGGACAAGGCGGCCGCAACGGCCGCGTAG
- a CDS encoding TraB/GumN family protein, with protein MNESMTETLPETGDDLFAGQPVRVVERDGVRYTLLGTAHVSHASVEAVEKAIDSGRFDAVAVELDPQRLQALSDPDTLAKLDLVEVIRKGRVALFAANLALSAYQRRLAEQLGIEPGAELKRAVDLARERGLPVHLIDREVGLTFRRASQRLGFFGKLKLVAGLGAGLFSSEEVGENEIEKLKQGDMLESSFGEFATESPALYETIIGERDRYMATRLREEHNPQLREVLAVVGAGHLAGLARYLETDTAEPAPLRAELEAVPKKRNIPWLTLIILAIVITGVAVGFYRGGLGVGTELLATWAMYTGGLAGIGCLLAGSHPLSILTAIAVAPFKPFRLSIPTGAFSALVEARLRKPAYEDFLKLRDDAQSLKGWYRNRVTRVVLTFMLTNLGSMLGLWLTAGKVWGKVAG; from the coding sequence ATGAATGAATCCATGACTGAAACCCTTCCCGAAACCGGCGACGATCTGTTCGCCGGCCAGCCGGTGCGCGTCGTTGAACGCGACGGCGTGCGTTACACCCTGCTGGGCACCGCCCACGTTTCCCACGCCAGCGTCGAGGCGGTGGAAAAAGCCATCGACAGCGGCCGCTTCGATGCGGTGGCCGTCGAGCTGGACCCGCAGCGCCTGCAGGCGCTGAGCGACCCGGACACGCTGGCAAAGCTGGACCTGGTGGAAGTGATCCGCAAGGGCCGCGTGGCGCTGTTCGCCGCCAACCTGGCCCTGTCGGCCTACCAACGCCGCCTGGCCGAACAGCTGGGCATCGAGCCCGGTGCCGAGCTGAAGCGCGCGGTGGACCTGGCGCGCGAGCGCGGCCTGCCGGTGCACCTGATCGACCGCGAAGTCGGCCTGACCTTCCGCCGCGCCTCGCAGCGCCTGGGCTTCTTCGGCAAGCTGAAGCTGGTGGCCGGCCTCGGCGCGGGCCTGTTCTCCTCGGAAGAAGTGGGCGAGAACGAGATCGAGAAGCTCAAGCAGGGCGACATGCTGGAATCGAGCTTCGGTGAATTCGCCACCGAAAGCCCGGCGCTGTACGAGACCATCATCGGCGAGCGCGACCGCTACATGGCCACGCGCCTGCGCGAGGAACACAACCCGCAGCTGCGCGAGGTGCTGGCGGTGGTCGGCGCCGGCCACCTGGCCGGGCTGGCGCGCTACCTGGAAACCGACACCGCCGAACCGGCACCGCTGCGCGCGGAACTGGAAGCCGTGCCGAAGAAGCGCAACATCCCGTGGTTGACCCTGATCATCCTGGCCATCGTGATCACCGGCGTTGCCGTGGGCTTCTACCGTGGCGGCCTGGGCGTGGGCACCGAACTGCTGGCCACGTGGGCGATGTACACCGGCGGCCTGGCCGGCATCGGCTGCCTGCTGGCCGGCAGCCACCCGCTGAGCATCCTCACCGCGATTGCCGTGGCGCCGTTCAAGCCGTTCCGCCTGAGCATTCCCACCGGTGCGTTCTCGGCGCTGGTGGAAGCGCGCCTGCGCAAGCCGGCCTACGAGGACTTCCTCAAGCTGCGCGACGATGCGCAGAGCCTGAAGGGCTGGTACCGCAACCGCGTCACGCGGGTGGTGCTGACCTTCATGCTGACCAACCTGGGCAGCATGCTGGGCCTGTGGCTGACCGCCGGCAAGGTGTGGGGCAAGGTCGCGGGTTGA
- a CDS encoding GNAT family N-acetyltransferase, with protein MAVLIRDAGPADIAAITAIYAVEVTDFVNTYEYDIPDEDEMLRRMRDIIDRGFPYLVAEIDGQVAGYAYANTYRTRVAYQWTVENSVYVDAAYQGKGVGTGLLQALIDACVARGYRQMVAVIGEPTNTASIKLHERFGFHLVGVFKGLGRKHGRWLDTVQMQRALGDGADTAPSNE; from the coding sequence ATGGCCGTCCTCATCCGTGATGCCGGCCCGGCCGACATCGCCGCGATCACCGCGATCTACGCGGTGGAAGTGACCGACTTCGTCAACACCTACGAGTACGACATCCCCGACGAGGACGAGATGCTGCGCCGCATGCGCGACATCATCGACCGTGGCTTCCCCTACCTGGTCGCCGAGATCGACGGCCAGGTGGCGGGGTATGCCTACGCCAACACCTACCGCACCCGCGTGGCCTACCAGTGGACCGTGGAGAACTCGGTCTACGTCGACGCTGCCTACCAGGGCAAGGGCGTGGGCACCGGCCTGCTGCAGGCGCTGATCGATGCCTGCGTGGCGCGCGGCTACCGGCAGATGGTGGCGGTGATCGGCGAACCGACCAATACCGCTTCGATCAAGCTGCACGAACGCTTCGGCTTCCACCTGGTGGGCGTGTTCAAGGGCCTGGGCCGCAAGCATGGCCGCTGGCTGGACACCGTGCAGATGCAGCGCGCGCTCGGCGATGGCGCCGACACCGCACCTTCCAATGAATGA
- a CDS encoding carbon-nitrogen hydrolase, with amino-acid sequence MNSRSPLTVALIQERNHGDAAANLAVIEARVAEAAAQGAKLVLLQELHNGPYFCQHESVDEFDLAEPIPGPSTERLGALAKKHGVVLVGSLFERRAAGLYHNTAVVFEKDGTLLGKYRKMHIPDDPGFYEKFYFTPGDIGFTPIDTSVGRLGVLVCWDQWYPEAARLMALAGAELLLYPTAIGWDPDDVQDEKTRQRDAWVLSHRGHAVANGLPVLSCNRVGHEASPLGASGIQFWGNSHVLGPQGEFLAEAGTDATVLVCDVDLQRSEHVRRIWPFLRDRRIDAYGDLLKRYID; translated from the coding sequence ATGAACTCGCGCAGCCCCCTTACCGTCGCCCTGATCCAGGAGCGCAACCACGGTGATGCCGCCGCCAACCTGGCGGTGATCGAAGCACGCGTGGCCGAGGCGGCTGCGCAGGGCGCGAAACTGGTGCTGCTGCAGGAACTGCACAACGGCCCGTACTTCTGCCAGCACGAATCGGTCGATGAATTCGACCTGGCCGAGCCGATTCCCGGCCCGAGCACCGAGCGCCTGGGCGCACTGGCGAAGAAGCATGGCGTGGTGCTGGTCGGTTCGCTGTTCGAACGCCGCGCCGCTGGCCTGTACCACAACACCGCCGTGGTCTTCGAGAAGGACGGCACCCTGCTGGGCAAGTACCGCAAGATGCACATCCCGGACGATCCGGGCTTCTACGAAAAGTTCTACTTCACCCCGGGCGACATCGGCTTCACCCCGATCGATACCTCGGTGGGCCGCCTTGGCGTGCTGGTGTGCTGGGACCAGTGGTATCCGGAAGCGGCGCGCCTGATGGCGCTGGCCGGTGCCGAACTGCTGCTCTACCCCACTGCCATCGGCTGGGACCCGGACGACGTGCAGGACGAGAAGACCCGCCAGCGCGACGCGTGGGTGCTGAGCCACCGCGGCCATGCCGTGGCCAACGGCCTGCCGGTGCTGAGCTGCAACCGCGTCGGCCATGAAGCCTCGCCGCTGGGCGCGTCGGGCATCCAATTCTGGGGCAACAGCCACGTGCTGGGCCCGCAGGGCGAGTTCCTGGCCGAGGCCGGCACCGACGCCACCGTGCTGGTGTGCGACGTGGACCTGCAGCGCAGCGAACACGTGCGCCGCATCTGGCCGTTCCTGCGCGACCGTCGCATCGATGCGTACGGTGACCTGCTCAAGCGCTACATCGACTGA
- a CDS encoding agmatine deiminase family protein: MNQTLRFPAEWEAQSGVLIAWPTADTDWADRLGQVEETYIALVAAITRFQPVLICVADDDVETYAEMRLRSNRIDMDRVRFTTAAYDDTWLRDSGPITLRRADGSFQLLDFRFTGWGGKFDATLDDQLVGALDQAGVFNNAPVRSIPFALEGGGIETDGEGTLLTTWKCLHERHPDRDRASLTADLADWLQQDRVLWLDHGYLEGDDTDAHIDTLARFASPDSIVYQACDDQSDSHYAELQAMGNELAALRTKDGQPYRLFPLPWAQPVMDEGRRLAASYANYLIVNGAVLMPAYGDPADDLARDVLAQAHPGREIVQVPCRSLIWQNGSLHCITMQLPAGLLKA; the protein is encoded by the coding sequence ATGAACCAGACCCTTCGTTTTCCTGCCGAATGGGAAGCCCAGAGCGGCGTCCTGATTGCCTGGCCCACCGCCGACACCGACTGGGCCGACCGCCTGGGCCAGGTGGAGGAAACCTACATCGCGCTGGTCGCGGCCATCACCCGCTTCCAGCCGGTGCTGATCTGCGTGGCCGACGACGATGTGGAGACCTATGCCGAAATGCGGCTGCGCTCCAACCGCATCGACATGGACCGGGTCCGCTTCACGACGGCAGCCTATGACGATACCTGGCTGCGCGACTCCGGCCCGATCACCCTGCGCCGCGCCGACGGCAGCTTCCAGCTGCTGGACTTCCGCTTCACCGGCTGGGGCGGCAAGTTCGACGCCACCCTGGACGACCAGCTGGTGGGCGCGCTTGACCAGGCTGGCGTGTTCAACAACGCACCGGTGCGCAGCATCCCGTTCGCACTGGAAGGCGGCGGCATCGAGACCGACGGTGAAGGCACCCTGCTGACCACCTGGAAGTGCCTGCACGAGCGCCACCCGGACCGCGACCGCGCCAGCCTGACGGCCGACCTGGCCGACTGGCTGCAGCAGGACCGCGTGCTGTGGCTGGACCATGGTTACCTGGAAGGCGACGACACCGACGCCCACATCGACACCCTGGCCCGCTTTGCTTCGCCTGACAGCATCGTCTACCAGGCCTGCGACGACCAGAGCGACTCGCACTACGCCGAACTGCAGGCGATGGGCAACGAGCTGGCCGCGCTGCGCACCAAGGATGGGCAGCCGTACCGCCTGTTCCCGCTGCCGTGGGCACAGCCGGTGATGGACGAAGGCCGCCGCCTGGCCGCGTCGTACGCCAACTACCTGATCGTCAATGGCGCGGTGCTGATGCCCGCCTATGGCGACCCGGCCGACGACCTGGCCCGCGACGTGCTGGCCCAGGCCCACCCGGGCCGCGAGATCGTGCAGGTGCCCTGCCGCTCGCTGATCTGGCAGAACGGCAGCCTGCACTGCATCACCATGCAGCTGCCGGCAGGGCTGCTGAAGGCGTAA
- the ykgO gene encoding type B 50S ribosomal protein L36: MKILSSLKSAKARHRDCKVVRRRGKIFVICKSNPRFKARQR; this comes from the coding sequence ATGAAAATCCTGTCCTCCCTGAAGTCGGCGAAGGCCCGTCACCGCGACTGCAAGGTCGTCCGTCGTCGTGGCAAGATCTTCGTCATCTGCAAGTCGAACCCGCGTTTCAAGGCGCGTCAGCGCTGA
- the cmk gene encoding (d)CMP kinase, which translates to MNPLAPVLTIDGPSGAGKGTISRIVARRLGWHYLDSGALYRAVGVAASWADIDTSDASALVRCTFDTHVQFVEQGESMRVMVNGTDATDELRLETTGALASAIAAIPEVRAALKERQRAFRELPGLVADGRDMGTVIFKDAPYKVFLTASAEERAERRHKQLKDKGVSVNFDDLLREIMARDARDAQRTVAPLKPADDAVLIDTTGIGIDDVVARVMDLLPVPAA; encoded by the coding sequence ATGAATCCACTCGCTCCCGTCCTGACCATCGACGGCCCTTCGGGGGCCGGCAAGGGTACCATCAGCCGCATCGTGGCGCGCCGCCTGGGCTGGCACTACCTGGATTCGGGCGCGTTGTACCGGGCGGTGGGCGTGGCTGCGAGCTGGGCCGATATCGACACCTCCGACGCCTCTGCCCTGGTGCGCTGCACCTTCGACACCCACGTTCAGTTTGTTGAACAGGGTGAGTCGATGCGGGTCATGGTCAACGGCACCGATGCCACCGACGAGCTGCGCCTGGAGACCACCGGTGCGCTGGCCTCGGCCATTGCCGCCATTCCCGAGGTCCGTGCCGCACTGAAGGAGCGCCAGCGCGCATTCAGGGAGCTGCCGGGCCTCGTCGCCGACGGCCGCGACATGGGCACGGTGATCTTCAAGGACGCCCCCTACAAGGTCTTCCTGACCGCCAGTGCCGAGGAGCGCGCCGAGCGCCGGCATAAGCAGTTGAAAGACAAGGGGGTTTCTGTTAACTTTGATGACCTCCTGCGCGAGATCATGGCCCGCGACGCCCGTGATGCTCAGCGTACCGTGGCGCCCCTGAAGCCGGCAGACGATGCTGTCCTCATCGACACCACAGGCATCGGCATCGATGATGTCGTTGCCCGAGTGATGGATCTGCTTCCGGTTCCGGCTGCCTGA